One segment of Erigeron canadensis isolate Cc75 chromosome 2, C_canadensis_v1, whole genome shotgun sequence DNA contains the following:
- the LOC122588085 gene encoding uncharacterized protein LOC122588085, whose translation MADSDIYVPDEILDDILVRVPTKSLSWFRCVSKHWNRLISNPEFMKSLSNRKIFVPASQFCQTIEKVASGENIIMGYRLVRADSPFQVKQRSVTVAGTANGLVLLVLNFCPFTPASDVVMNLYNPLTRVLKKVPNAPFINKNFAFGFGHVLKTNHGAQLGQNLPGSVFFLIILLANGYLYWSIRKKDHFMILALDIKDMTLSEIEVPYGREQFHRFTLGTIYKWMSLLALFPLRISVNSYEGPWYMEITFQRMPDCDTTFKDAF comes from the exons ATGGCAGACAGCGACATATATGTCCCTGATGAGATTCTCGACGACATACTTGTTCGAGTGCCTACAAAATCTTTGTCCTGGTTCAGATGCGTATCTAAGCATTGGAACCGTCTGATCTCAAATCCTGAATTCATGAAGTCCTTATCAAATCGAAAAATATTTGTCCCGGCCAGCCAATTTTGTCAGACGATAGAAAAAGTTGCAAGCGGCGAAAACATAATAATGGGGTATCGTTTGGTGAGGGCTGATTCTCCTTTTCAAGTTAAACAACGATCAGTAACAGTGGCCGGAACAGCCAATGGGTTAGTCCTATTAGTCCTTAATTTTTGTCCATTCACTCCAGCATCTGACGTAGTTATGAACCTATATAATCCATTGACTAGAGTGCTAAAAAAGGTCCCCAACGCACCTTTTATCAACAAGAACTTTGCGTTTGGATTCGGTCATG TGTTAAAAACCAATCATGGAGCACAACTAGGTCAAAATCTTCCAGGttctgttttctttttaatcatcTTGCTGGCAAACGGATATTTGTATTGGAGTATACGCAAAAAGGATCACTTTATGATACTGGCTCtagatattaaggatatgacgTTATCCGAGATAGAAGTTCCATATGGTAGAGAGCAATTTCACCGTTTTACTTTGGGTACAATATATAAATGGATGTCTTTGCTTGCATTATTTCCATTACGGATATCAGTTAATAGTTATGAAGGACCATGGTATATGGAAATCACATTTCAAAGAATGCCCGACTGCGACACTACTTTCAAGGATGCCTTCTGA
- the LOC122588086 gene encoding F-box/kelch-repeat protein At3g06240-like: protein MGYRMVKAGAPFKDARSVTVAGTTNGLVLLVLSSADMILYNPLTRVFKKVPPPLYIYENLAFGFGHGATQDDLKIVKLGVYHCDMSLSWGVFSVKNRTWSPMSESIGHYEFSDYGSTFLNGFLYWRVLKDHSSALILALDIKEMTLLEIKVPAYTMFDDTTMGTINGYLCLICPKGGSYDEYQLLVMKDHGIWEPRLKGCSASTLSRMNCDAFRAMCILNVGKLLLRIVTRTHF, encoded by the coding sequence ATGGGGTATCGTATGGTGAAGGCCGGTGCTCCTTTTAAAGATGCACGATCAGTAACTGTTGCCGGAACCACCAATGGGTTAGTCCTATTAGTACTATCTAGCGCTGATATGATCTTATATAATCCGTTGACTAGAGTGTTCAAAAAGGTTCCACCCCCACTTTATATCTACGAGAACTTAGCGTTTGGATTCGGTCACGGTGCAACCCAAGACGATTTAAAGATTGTGAAACTCGGAGTTTACCACTGTGATATGTCATTATCTTGGGGCGTCTTCAGTGTTAAAAACAGAACATGGAGCCCAATGTCAGAATCTATCGGGCATTATGAGTTTTCTGATTATGGTAGCACGTTTTTAAACGGATTTTTGTATTGGCGTGTATTAAAGGATCACTCTAGTGCGTTGATACTAGCTCTAGATATTAAAGAGATGACGTTATTGGAGATAAAAGTTCCAGCTTATACAATGTTTGATGATACTACTATGGGAACGATAAATGGATATCTTTGCTTGATTTGTCCTAAAGGAGGTTCCTATGACGAATATCAGTTATTGGTAATGAAGGACCATGGTATATGGGAACCACGTTTAAAAGGATGCTCGGCTTCAACACTTTCAAGGATGAATTGTGACGCATTCCGCGCAATGTGTATTCTGAATGTGGGAAAGTTATTATTAAGAATCGTGACGAGAACACATTTCTGA
- the LOC122588088 gene encoding uncharacterized protein LOC122588088, translating to MADTDIYVPDEIVNNILFRLPTKSLTRFRCVAKQWNRLISDPDLMKSLSRRKIFIPGQPSCQMIEKIKRITVGGITVGGTTNGVLKKVPKQPFINIIIVAFGLGHGATQDDVKIVTLLGPNRSNKTSSSFLSWRVFSVKNQSWSTMSESSIGYFEFSDRSGTFLNGFLYWKFHKDPYMTILALDMKEKKLVEMEVPYDDCRMRYATMGTINGCLCLLIYYKGLELDEYELLVMKDHGIWESRFKGCWPSTVLSRMKSEAFLVMCYLDEGKFIMKNLGDNTFLIVDLVKDSFKRIIFYTDPNQFSPKEAIEYVESFCSI from the exons ATGGCAGACACCGACATATATGTGCCTGATGAGATTGTCAACAACATACTTTTTCGGTTGCCTACAAAATCTTTGACCCGGTTCAGATGCGTAGCTAAACAATGGAACCGTTTGATCTCAGACCCTGACCTCATGAAGTCCTTATCACGTCGAAAAATCTTTATCCCGGGCCAACCTAGTTGTCAGATGATAGAAAAAATTAAACGAATAACTGTTGGTGGAATAACTGTTGGTGGAACAACCAATGG AGTGTTAAAAAAGGTCCCCAAGCAACCttttatcaacatcatcattgTAGCGTTTGGATTGGGTCATGGTGCAACCCAAGACGATGTAAAGATTGTGACATTACTCGGTCCTAATCGGTCAAATAAGACCAGTAGCTCATTTTTATCTTGGCGTGTCTTCAGTGTTAAGAACCAATCATGGAGCACAATGTCAGAATCATCTATCGGGTACTTTGAGTTTTCTGATCGTTCTGGCACTTTTTTAAATGGATTCTTGTATTGGAAATTCCACAAGGATCCCTATATGACAATATTGGCTCTAGATATGAAGGAGAAGAAGTTAGTGGAGATGGAAGTTCCATACGATGATTGTAGAATGCGTTATGCTACTATGGGTACCATAAATGGATGTCTTTGCTTGCTGATTTACTATAAAGGTTTGGAACTTGATGAATATGAGTTATTGGTAATGAAGGACCATGGTATATGGGAATCACGTTTCAAAGGATGCTGGCCGTCAACAGTACTTTCAAGGATGAAATCTGAAGCATTCCTCGTAATGTGTTATCTGGATGAAGGGAAATTTATTATGAAGAATCTCGGCGACAACACATTTCTGATTGTTGACCTGGTGAAAGATTCATTTAAACGCATTATTTTCTACACGGATCCTAACCAATTTTCTCCAAAAGAAGCCATAGAATATGTGGAGAGTTTTTGCAGCATCTGA
- the LOC122588087 gene encoding uncharacterized protein LOC122588087, with the protein MKLYNPLTRVLKKVPKIPFINKIVVAFGLGHGATQDDVKIVTLLGPNRSNKTSSSLFSLCAFSVKNQSWSAMSESSIGFYEFPNHAGTFLNGLLYWNVCCKDEYVLILALDVKEMKLVEMEVPYDRRMRYSTLGTINGCLCLLNYYKDLDDDLVKFELLVMKDHGIWESRSTTYSSTFKDDI; encoded by the coding sequence ATGAAGCTATATAATCCATTGACTAGAGTGTTAAAAAAGGTCCCCAAGATACCTTTTATCAACAAGATCGTCGTAGCGTTTGGATTGGGTCATGGTGCAACCCAAGACGATGTAAAGATTGTGACATTACTCGGTCCTAATCGCTCAAATAAGACCAGTAGCTCATTATTTTCTTTGTGTGCCTTCAGTGTTAAAAACCAATCATGGAGCGCAATGTCAGAATCATCTATTGGGTTTTATGAGTTTCCTAATCATGCTGGCACGTTTTTAAATGGATTGTTGTATTGGAATGTATGCTGCAAGGACGAGTACGTCTTGATACTGGCTCTAGATGTTAAGGAGATGAAGTTAGTGGAGATGGAAGTTCCATACGATCGTAGAATGCGTTATTCTACTCTGGGTACCATAAATGGATGTCTTTGCTTGCTGAATTACTATAAAGATTTGGACGACGACCTTGTTAAATTTGAGTTATTGGTAATGAAGGACCATGGTATATGGGAATCACGTTCGACGACGTACAGCAGTACTTTCAAGGATGATATCTGA